Proteins encoded within one genomic window of Mesobacillus subterraneus:
- a CDS encoding TRAP transporter permease produces the protein MVSQEKQQELLEKYDPEAATRKLAGKMGWIVFFGLLAFSVFQLYTSIFGVLTAQLQRSIHLGFALALIFLLFPARKKNLKVKKVAWYDLLLALIAIAVGAYWPVMIDELVNRVGRLTPVDFYIGIAAILLVLEATRRTVGLPIMIIAAIFMAYALFGPYMPGFLAHRGLDLESLVQTMFFTTEGILGTPLGVSSTFIFLFLLFGAFLVKTGVGQYFNDLAVAVAGKSTGGPAKVAIFSSALQGTISGSSVANVVTSGSFTIPMMKKLGYRKEFAGAVEAAASTGGQLMPPIMGAAAFLMVEFIGGGITYWEIAKAATIPALLYFSGIWIMTHFEAKRIGLRGLSDEEMPDRKEVLKKIYLLLPILIVILLMVSGMSIMRAALWSILSTIVVSAFSKETRIGFKDAIDALVDGARTALGVAAATAAAGIIVGVVTKTGLGLKLANGLLDLSGGYLIPTLMLTMVAAIVLGMGSPTTANYVITSTIAAPAIILLGVPDLSAHLFVFYFGIIADITPPVALAAFAAAGVSGGEPLRTGINSAKLAIAAFIIPYMFVLSPQLLMINTTWTELIWVVFSAISGMLAIGAGVIGYWLRKLQWWERVLGIVGGIMLIYPEGMSDIIGLGLFVLLVALQLLIKDKDSVKPKPAN, from the coding sequence ATGGTATCTCAAGAAAAACAACAAGAGCTTTTGGAAAAATATGATCCGGAGGCTGCAACTAGAAAATTGGCTGGCAAGATGGGATGGATTGTTTTCTTCGGACTGCTGGCTTTCTCAGTATTCCAGCTGTACACATCCATATTTGGTGTCCTGACTGCCCAACTCCAGCGTTCCATTCACTTGGGATTCGCTCTCGCGCTTATTTTCTTACTGTTTCCAGCTAGGAAGAAGAATCTTAAGGTGAAAAAGGTTGCATGGTACGACCTGTTATTGGCACTGATTGCTATAGCTGTTGGAGCTTATTGGCCAGTTATGATTGATGAACTCGTTAACCGTGTCGGCCGATTGACACCGGTGGATTTCTACATTGGTATTGCGGCTATCCTCTTGGTGCTGGAAGCGACACGAAGGACGGTTGGCTTGCCGATCATGATTATTGCCGCTATATTCATGGCATATGCTCTTTTTGGACCTTATATGCCAGGGTTTTTGGCACACAGGGGTCTAGACCTGGAATCTCTAGTCCAGACGATGTTCTTTACTACTGAGGGCATTCTCGGAACTCCTTTGGGTGTTTCATCAACATTCATCTTTCTATTCTTATTGTTCGGTGCCTTCCTGGTAAAAACAGGTGTAGGTCAATATTTCAACGATCTCGCTGTAGCCGTTGCAGGAAAAAGTACTGGAGGACCAGCAAAGGTTGCGATTTTTTCGAGCGCCCTTCAAGGAACAATCAGTGGAAGCTCAGTGGCTAACGTTGTGACATCAGGTTCGTTTACGATTCCGATGATGAAAAAACTTGGCTACAGGAAAGAATTCGCTGGTGCCGTAGAAGCAGCGGCATCAACAGGAGGACAGCTAATGCCTCCAATCATGGGAGCGGCAGCGTTCCTGATGGTTGAATTCATCGGTGGCGGAATCACTTACTGGGAAATTGCCAAGGCAGCTACAATTCCAGCGTTGTTATATTTCTCTGGTATATGGATTATGACTCATTTTGAAGCAAAAAGGATCGGCCTGCGAGGTTTATCTGATGAAGAAATGCCTGACAGAAAAGAAGTCCTTAAAAAGATTTATCTTCTATTGCCAATCCTGATTGTTATTCTTTTGATGGTAAGCGGAATGAGTATCATGCGTGCGGCCTTATGGTCGATTCTTTCCACAATTGTCGTTAGTGCTTTCAGCAAAGAGACGAGAATCGGTTTCAAGGATGCGATTGATGCACTTGTCGATGGAGCGCGGACTGCTCTTGGAGTGGCGGCAGCTACAGCTGCGGCAGGTATCATTGTTGGGGTAGTTACTAAGACTGGACTTGGATTGAAACTTGCAAATGGCTTGCTTGATCTTTCTGGTGGCTACTTGATTCCTACTTTGATGTTGACAATGGTTGCTGCCATTGTTTTAGGAATGGGTTCGCCAACCACGGCTAACTATGTTATCACATCAACAATTGCTGCACCAGCGATTATTTTACTTGGTGTACCGGATTTATCAGCTCACTTGTTTGTTTTCTATTTTGGCATTATTGCCGATATCACGCCTCCAGTTGCTCTTGCAGCATTTGCGGCGGCCGGAGTTTCTGGTGGAGAACCACTGCGTACCGGTATAAATTCGGCCAAGCTCGCGATAGCGGCATTTATCATACCATATATGTTCGTGTTATCTCCTCAACTTCTAATGATCAATACAACATGGACAGAACTAATATGGGTGGTATTCTCGGCCATTTCTGGTATGCTGGCGATTGGAGCAGGGGTCATTGGTTATTGGTTAAGGAAATTGCAATGGTGGGAAAGAGTGCTCGGAATAGTAGGAGGTATTATGCTGATTTATCCAGAAGGAATGTCGGATATAATCGGTCTTGGTCTTTTTGTCCTTCTAGTTGCACTTCAGTTGCTAATTAAAGATAAAGATTCAGTGAAGCCAAAACCAGCAAACTAA
- a CDS encoding DUF1850 domain-containing protein: MNLNWIKSKIFVLLTLIIFFAIILINIPYKQALVFQAPESNDILCYVPIQTGGVFKIKYKHSIHLSDVIESYKVTDNHKISQYELEYEDFAIGMPSEVADGENFEMKDGKYYITNMNREFSHFDLRLGQVRANHTLIYENLTYPLSKAIEPGTRVRIKIEKISILEQLEGVNILDDK, translated from the coding sequence ATGAATTTAAACTGGATTAAATCAAAAATCTTCGTTCTGTTAACCCTCATCATTTTTTTTGCAATTATCTTAATCAATATCCCTTACAAACAAGCTCTTGTTTTTCAAGCCCCTGAAAGTAATGATATACTCTGCTATGTACCGATTCAGACAGGGGGAGTCTTTAAAATAAAGTATAAGCATTCAATTCATCTGTCAGATGTAATTGAAAGCTACAAAGTTACCGATAACCATAAGATCAGTCAATACGAACTGGAGTATGAGGATTTTGCTATCGGTATGCCATCGGAAGTTGCAGATGGAGAGAACTTTGAAATGAAGGATGGAAAGTACTATATTACGAATATGAACAGGGAATTTTCACACTTTGATCTGAGGCTTGGCCAGGTCCGTGCAAATCACACCCTGATTTATGAAAATTTAACATACCCGTTGTCGAAGGCGATTGAACCTGGTACAAGGGTACGGATAAAGATTGAGAAAATTAGTATATTGGAGCAATTGGAAGGAGTGAATATCCTTGACGACAAATGA